The window ATCGTGAAGATCTTGTTGTTGGGACCTTCCCGGTACAATTGAACCTGCGAATGCTGATCCGTCACGCCAAGGGACTTGATCGGCGTTTGGCCGGCATAGACGTCCTTGCCGTCCAGGCTTTTACGTTTTCCGAGGCTTTCCGCCCACAACTGGCGGTACCAGTCGGCCACGTCCCGCAACCCATCCGCATACGGCATCATCACCGACATGCACTTGCCTTTTTTCGTGTCGGCCAAGTAATGGATGGCCGCGCGCAGATAAGCCGGATTGGTTTTCAAGTCCCCCGCGCCGCACCGCTTGTCCATCGCTTCGCATCCCGCGCGCATGGCGTCGAGTTTCATGCCCAGCAGGGCCGCCGGAAACATGCCGACCGGTGAAAAGACCGAAAAACGGCCGCCGACGTTCAGCGGCACTTCAAACACGTCGAGTCCGTACAAGTCCGCGACGGGGCGCAACAGGCTGGCCTTGGGGGCGTTGGGGGGATTCGTCGTGACGACGAGATGGTTCTTGATGCGGGCCGCGCCGACACTCCTCTTCAGGGCGTCAATGACGATCAACAGTTGCGTGACCGTTTCGGCGGTGTCGCCCGATTTCGAGATGACATTGAACAGCGTCTTTTCCGGCGGACACAGGCGCATCATGGCGGCGAAGGTCGTGGGGTCTATGTTGTCCATCACGAAAAGCCGCGGATAGCCGCTGCGATCCTTGCGATCCAGCGTGTTGTAGTACGGCGGCTTGAGCGCGGTCAACAGCGCGGTCGTTCCCAATGCGGAGCCGCCGATGCCGAGCACCACCACATTCTCGGCGCCTTTGTCGAGGAATTGGGCGGCCTTTTTTTTGACATTCCGAAAGACGGCGTCGTGCTTGTACAGGTCGTAGAAACCGTAGACCTTGTCCCGGCGTTCCCTGCGCAAAATTGTGTGCGCCTCGCGCACGCGCGGCGCGATCGCCTTCAGCTCGGCCGGTGTGATGCCGTGCTCCGCGCCCACGGCATCCGCCATGCACCGGGTTACATCCACGCGAATTTCGTCAATTCTGGATTTGTTCATGGTCTTTCTCCGCGAAAAAACGTTCGAGCGCATCGTACATTGCCGCCCGCGTGCCTCGCATCACGGGCACGCCGGGCAGCGAATCAAGAAATACCTTACCATAGTATTTGGCGGCAATCCGGCGGTCAAGCACGATGATCGCGCCGGTATCGGAGCGGCGGCGAATCAACCGTCCAAATCCCTGCCGGAACTTGATGACCGCCTGCGGGACCGTGTATTGCATGAACGAGTTGCCGCCCGCGCGGTCAATGGCCTCCGCGCGCGCTTCGAGAATGGGCTCGGTCGGCACGCGGAACGGCAGTTTGGGCAGGATGACGCATTGCAGCGCCTCGCCGGCCACGTCAATGCCTTCCCAGAAACTGTCCGTCGCGAACAGTACGCTCGACACGTCGGACCGGAACCGGTCGAGCAGCCGCGTTCGCGTGGCTTCGCCCTGTTTCAGGGGCGTAATGCCCGTTCCCCGCAGTTCCTCCTCGAGCCGTTTATGCGTGTAATCGAGGGCATAAAAAGACGTGAACAGGATCAGCGCGTGGCCGTGCGTGATGGCGAGGATGCGCCGGATGCTTTCCACGCTTTCTTCGAGAAATTTGGGGTCGTCCGGCGAGGCGATATCCATCGCGATGCCAAGGAATGCCTGCCGGGAAAAATCGAAGGGCGTGTCGAGGATGGCCGTCTCGATGCGGGCGGGTTCCGTCCGGTTGAGGCCGATCCGCTCGAAAAGAAAATCGAACGACTGGCGCACGCTCAGGGTGGCGGAAACCATGACGACGCTTTTGAGGTTTTCATAGACCCAATCGGCCAGGCATTGGCCGACGTCGAGAAAGCAGCGCACCGCCCGCACGTATTTCGGATTCTGGCTGTCTATTTCAATCCAGCGGACCGTGTTCGGTTCGAGTTCCGGCCTCGTCATTTCGGCCAGCACCTTCCCGTGTCCTTCGAGGCGCGCGCGATACGCGTCGAGTTCGGTCGTTTCGGCCAGAAACGGCGGCTCGGACGAATCGTCGTCGGGCTTGGCGCGCCGGAGCAATTCCAGGAGGGTCCGGCATTGCGTCACGCACGACGCGATTTCCTCGACCAGCGGAAGGACGTAAACGGCGTGAACCTCGCGGACGGCATGGTCTCCCAGGGCCTCTTCCGTCAGCCGCCATTTGATGTCGCGCCCGATTTGCCTGCACTTCATCGCGGTCAGTTCGCGCAACGCATCGAAAGCCGATCGCACCCCCTCCCGGACGCCGGCCAGCGACGGCAGCAGACGGTTGTCCACGATGTCAATAATTGTTTCGCGGTATTCGCGGTCCGCCGTCCGGCGATCCTTGATGAGCCGCGTCTTGATGAAGGGGAGTAGGCCGTGTTCGTGGCGCTGGAAGCGGTTCAGCAGCGCCAACAGACCCAGCCGCGACGTTTCCGAACCGAAATACTCCGTGGCGCTGTCCTCGATGCTGTGGGCCTCGTCGAAAATTACGCGACGGTACGCGGGCAGAACCGCCAGCGACGAGAAGTCGCCCAGTTCGCGCTTCAGGCTCGTGTCCGAGAAGACGATGTGGTGGTTGGCGATGATGATGTCCGCCTTGGCCACTTCGCGGCGCGCTTTCGTGACGAAACAGGTTTTCGTGTTCGGGCACCGCGACCCGGCGCACATGTCCGTTTCGGCGCAGATGCGCTCCCACAACTCGCGCGACGGCATGAAGGGGAGATCCGAACGGCTGCCGTCCTGCGTGTTCGCGGCCCATTCGGCCAGCGCCTTGATGGATTCCTGCATTTTCTCGTCGTCGAACAACGTGGTCTCCGACACGGTGCGCGCGAGTTTCTGCCGGCATACGTAGTTCGATCGACCCTTGACAAGAACCGCGTTGAACTGGGCCTTCAGGGCCTTCTTCAGCAACGGGATGTCCTTGAACATGATCTGTTCCTGCAAGTTGATGGTACGGGTCGAAATCACGATGCGCTCGCCGTTGCGCGCGGCCCAATACACGGCGGGCAGCAGGTAGGCGAAGGTCTTGCCGACGCCCGTCGGCGCCTCGATGACCGCGATGCCGTCGTGGTTGAACGCGCGCGAGACCAGTTCGAGCATGGTCCGCTGCTGGGGCCGGACCTCGAAACGCGGCACGACACGGGCTAGGTTGCCCGCCGGATTGAACACGCGCGCCATTTCGCCGGGATCGAGTTTGCGCAGTTCCTTGTCCACGAATGGTTCGACGACAACGTAAACGCGCTCGACCTCGTTGTCCACGATATAGACGCCGTGCGCGTTGTTGCCGCAGGCCGCGGCGATTTCGAGATCGGCGCGGGATGGTTCGATCCCGCCGGAGGGGTGGTTGTGGATCAACACGTCGCGCGGCGCCAGCATGTCGAGAAAGGCCGGCACGGCCTCCTCGGTTCCGCGCGCGCAGACGCGCACGCGTTCGACCATTCCCCTTGCGTCGAGCGATCCCGCGAAAAAGACTTCGCGCCCGCCGGTTTCCTCGATGGCGCGGCGCATCATTCCCGCGGCAAGCAGGGCAATTCGCTTTTGCGCCTTTTCTCCGGCCGCTACGGACATGGCGGACCGCTATTGCACATGACGCCCGACCAGGTTCAGGAATTCGGCGCGGGTGGCGTCGTCGGAGTGAAAACTACCCAGCACCGACGAGGTGGTCATGAGCGCGTTTTGTTTTTCGATGCCCCGCATCATCATGCACAGGTGGCGGCACTCCATGACCACGCCGACGCCCTCCGCCTGTGTCATCTTCATGATGGCGCGGGCGATTTCCGCCGTAAGCCGTTCCTGAATCTGCAAGCGCCGCGAAAAACAATCCATGATGCGGGCCAGTTTGCTCACGCCGAGGACTTTATGCCGGGCGATGTAACCGATATGACAGCGTCCGAAGAAGGGCAACATGTGATGTTCGCACAGGCTGTACACCTCGATGTCCCGAAGGATGATCATGTTGTTCGATTCCGACTCGAACACGGCGTCGTTGACGACGGACTCGAGGGACGCCCGATAACCAGCCGTTAGGAACTCGTAGGCCCGCGCCACGCGATCCGGCGTTTTGAGCAATCCTTCCCGTTCGGGATCCTCGCCGATTTCCACCAGCAACTCACGAATCAACTGGGCGACGCGATCTTTGTTCATGCGGAAAGAACCTCCATTGAATCGGCTGATTATACGTTATGGAATGAACGGTCCGCACCTCCCTGCCGAATATCTCAAGCATAGGCGCCGCATTCGAGGGCGGTTTCGATGAACGTAATGTAATTCGCTTCCGTTTTTGGGGCGAGGGGGGTGTTGATGGGCGCGGCGGTGGGAAGGATGATGTAGCCACCGCCCTGTTTCGCCGCGTCCATGCAGGCGATGACGGCCTGCCGCACCTCTTCCCGCGAACCGTGTTCGAGCAGTTTCAGTTGCAGATTGCCGCAGAGACAAAGCCGATCTCCCGCGCGCCGTTTTACCTCCGCCAACTCGATGTCGCCGTCCGGCGGCGCCTCGCACGGGTCAAGTGCGTCCGCCCCTGTCGCCACGATCATGTCGAGAACCTGCCCGATGCGTCCGTGGCAATGGAATCGCGCAAGCGCCCCTTTTTCGTGGAGCCGTTCAACCATTTCCTTCACGTAAGGCGTGACGAAGCGATCGAACAGTTCCGGCGGCAAATAGGGCGGCGTGGCGTATTCAGGACCGC of the Candidatus Hydrogenedentota bacterium genome contains:
- a CDS encoding glucose-6-phosphate isomerase (catalyzes the formation of D-fructose 6-phosphate from D-glucose 6-phosphate) gives rise to the protein MNKSRIDEIRVDVTRCMADAVGAEHGITPAELKAIAPRVREAHTILRRERRDKVYGFYDLYKHDAVFRNVKKKAAQFLDKGAENVVVLGIGGSALGTTALLTALKPPYYNTLDRKDRSGYPRLFVMDNIDPTTFAAMMRLCPPEKTLFNVISKSGDTAETVTQLLIVIDALKRSVGAARIKNHLVVTTNPPNAPKASLLRPVADLYGLDVFEVPLNVGGRFSVFSPVGMFPAALLGMKLDAMRAGCEAMDKRCGAGDLKTNPAYLRAAIHYLADTKKGKCMSVMMPYADGLRDVADWYRQLWAESLGKRKSLDGKDVYAGQTPIKSLGVTDQHSQVQLYREGPNNKIFTIIEAAAFDVTLRIPNLPDVLKAVPQFAYLSGHSMNSLMAAELLGTMDALKISRRPVIHVTLPRINANTVAQLLYMLEVETAMAGRLYNVNTFDQPGVEEGKNIARALMAQKA
- a CDS encoding helicase C-terminal domain-containing protein, whose product is MSVAAGEKAQKRIALLAAGMMRRAIEETGGREVFFAGSLDARGMVERVRVCARGTEEAVPAFLDMLAPRDVLIHNHPSGGIEPSRADLEIAAACGNNAHGVYIVDNEVERVYVVVEPFVDKELRKLDPGEMARVFNPAGNLARVVPRFEVRPQQRTMLELVSRAFNHDGIAVIEAPTGVGKTFAYLLPAVYWAARNGERIVISTRTINLQEQIMFKDIPLLKKALKAQFNAVLVKGRSNYVCRQKLARTVSETTLFDDEKMQESIKALAEWAANTQDGSRSDLPFMPSRELWERICAETDMCAGSRCPNTKTCFVTKARREVAKADIIIANHHIVFSDTSLKRELGDFSSLAVLPAYRRVIFDEAHSIEDSATEYFGSETSRLGLLALLNRFQRHEHGLLPFIKTRLIKDRRTADREYRETIIDIVDNRLLPSLAGVREGVRSAFDALRELTAMKCRQIGRDIKWRLTEEALGDHAVREVHAVYVLPLVEEIASCVTQCRTLLELLRRAKPDDDSSEPPFLAETTELDAYRARLEGHGKVLAEMTRPELEPNTVRWIEIDSQNPKYVRAVRCFLDVGQCLADWVYENLKSVVMVSATLSVRQSFDFLFERIGLNRTEPARIETAILDTPFDFSRQAFLGIAMDIASPDDPKFLEESVESIRRILAITHGHALILFTSFYALDYTHKRLEEELRGTGITPLKQGEATRTRLLDRFRSDVSSVLFATDSFWEGIDVAGEALQCVILPKLPFRVPTEPILEARAEAIDRAGGNSFMQYTVPQAVIKFRQGFGRLIRRRSDTGAIIVLDRRIAAKYYGKVFLDSLPGVPVMRGTRAAMYDALERFFAEKDHEQIQN
- the folE gene encoding GTP cyclohydrolase I FolE → MNKDRVAQLIRELLVEIGEDPEREGLLKTPDRVARAYEFLTAGYRASLESVVNDAVFESESNNMIILRDIEVYSLCEHHMLPFFGRCHIGYIARHKVLGVSKLARIMDCFSRRLQIQERLTAEIARAIMKMTQAEGVGVVMECRHLCMMMRGIEKQNALMTTSSVLGSFHSDDATRAEFLNLVGRHVQ